One Streptococcus sp. DTU_2020_1001019_1_SI_AUS_MUR_006 DNA window includes the following coding sequences:
- the prmA gene encoding 50S ribosomal protein L11 methyltransferase, translating into METWQELKVTVKREGEELVSNLLIELGAQGVAIEDSMDYVGNVDHFGEIFPEVEQQEEIVVTAYYPDTIDIAAVEADLQARLAELTDFMDLGEVKMGMTALAEEDWADNWKKYYEPARITHDLTIVPSWTDYEATAGEKIIKLDPGMAFGTGTHPTTKMSLFALEQVLRGGETVLDVGTGSGVLSIASSLLGAKEIFAYDLDDVAVRVAQENIELNPGMENIHVAPGDLLKGVEIEADVIVANILADILIHLTDDAFRLVKDEGYLIMSGIIKDKWDMVRESAESAGFFLETHIIQGEWNACVFKKTKDVSGVIGG; encoded by the coding sequence ATGGAAACATGGCAAGAGTTAAAAGTTACAGTGAAGCGTGAGGGGGAGGAGCTGGTCTCTAATCTCTTGATTGAGTTGGGAGCGCAGGGTGTTGCGATTGAAGACAGCATGGACTATGTGGGGAATGTGGATCATTTTGGAGAGATTTTCCCTGAGGTCGAGCAACAAGAAGAAATCGTGGTAACAGCCTACTACCCTGATACGATTGATATAGCAGCGGTTGAAGCAGATTTGCAGGCTCGCCTGGCAGAATTGACAGACTTTATGGATCTGGGTGAGGTCAAGATGGGAATGACAGCCTTGGCTGAGGAAGACTGGGCCGACAACTGGAAGAAGTATTATGAACCAGCTCGCATCACCCATGACCTGACCATCGTACCGTCATGGACGGACTATGAGGCAACAGCGGGAGAAAAAATTATCAAGCTAGATCCAGGCATGGCTTTTGGGACAGGAACCCATCCGACGACCAAGATGAGTCTCTTTGCCTTGGAGCAGGTTCTTCGTGGTGGCGAAACAGTGCTAGATGTAGGGACTGGTTCAGGGGTTCTTTCTATTGCAAGCTCTCTTCTGGGTGCAAAGGAGATTTTCGCCTATGACTTGGATGATGTGGCGGTTCGCGTCGCTCAGGAAAATATTGAGCTCAATCCTGGCATGGAAAACATCCATGTAGCCCCAGGTGATTTGCTGAAAGGTGTGGAGATTGAAGCTGACGTTATCGTGGCCAATATTTTGGCGGATATCCTCATTCATCTGACGGATGATGCTTTTCGCTTGGTCAAGGATGAAGGCTACCTGATCATGAGTGGGATTATCAAGGACAAGTGGGACATGGTGCGTGAGTCGGCTGAGTCAGCTGGATTTTTCCTTGAAACCCACATAATTCAAGGGGAATGGAATGCCTGCGTCTTTAAGAAGACCAAGGATGTCTCTGGAGTGATTGGAGGCTAG
- a CDS encoding 16S rRNA (uracil(1498)-N(3))-methyltransferase, producing the protein MQQYFVKGLATSLVTIEDKETSKHMFQVMRLKEDDEVTLVFDDGIKRLARVVNVEARQFELVEELDDNVELPVQVTIASGFPKGDKLEFITQKVTELGASQIWAFPAEWSVAKWDGKKLGKKVEKLEKIALGAAEQSKRNSVPSITLFEKKADFLAQLDQFDRIVVAYEESAKEGEAAAFIQAVAGLEKGAKLLFIFGPEGGLSPAEIESFEAKGAILAGLGPRILRAETAPLYALSAISVLLELEK; encoded by the coding sequence ATGCAACAGTATTTTGTAAAAGGTCTTGCCACATCACTAGTCACCATCGAGGACAAGGAAACCAGCAAGCACATGTTTCAGGTTATGCGCCTGAAGGAGGATGACGAAGTTACTCTAGTCTTTGATGATGGCATTAAGCGCTTGGCGCGTGTGGTCAATGTGGAGGCGCGTCAGTTTGAGTTGGTTGAGGAATTGGATGACAATGTGGAACTGCCAGTCCAAGTGACCATCGCATCAGGCTTTCCCAAGGGAGATAAGCTGGAGTTTATCACTCAGAAAGTGACTGAGCTAGGTGCTAGCCAGATATGGGCTTTCCCTGCTGAATGGTCCGTTGCCAAGTGGGACGGGAAAAAATTGGGCAAAAAGGTCGAGAAACTAGAAAAAATTGCCCTTGGAGCAGCCGAGCAAAGCAAGCGGAATTCGGTCCCAAGTATTACCCTATTTGAGAAAAAGGCAGACTTTCTAGCCCAACTTGACCAGTTTGACCGCATCGTGGTGGCCTATGAAGAGTCGGCTAAAGAAGGAGAGGCAGCTGCCTTCATCCAAGCTGTTGCTGGACTAGAAAAAGGAGCAAAACTGCTCTTTATCTTTGGACCAGAAGGTGGTCTTTCACCTGCAGAAATCGAAAGTTTTGAAGCCAAAGGAGCGATCCTTGCAGGACTTGGGCCTCGGATATTGCGAGCAGAAACAGCGCCGCTTTATGCCTTATCAGCCATCAGTGTTTTATTAGAATTAGAGAAATAA
- a CDS encoding phage replisome organizer N-terminal domain-containing protein: MADNRKYYYLKLKENFFDSDSIVLLEDMKDGILYSNILLKLYLKSLKNGGKLQLDEHIPYTAQMIATLTRHQIGTVERALEIFRQLGLVEQLDSGAFYMTDIELMIGQSSTEAERKRAARLENKALLPSRTKGGHLSDIRPPEIEIELEKEIKIEKEREGETGHPAPAAYGRYNNVILTDTELSGLKTELPDKWEYYIDRLSCHIASTGKQYHSHAATIYKWAQEDAAKGKAAPKQGIPDYSCKEGESL; encoded by the coding sequence ATGGCAGATAACCGCAAGTATTACTACCTCAAGCTGAAAGAGAACTTTTTTGACAGCGACTCCATTGTGCTGCTGGAAGATATGAAAGACGGAATTTTATATTCCAATATCCTCTTGAAGCTGTACTTAAAATCGCTGAAAAACGGCGGGAAGTTGCAGCTTGACGAGCATATCCCCTACACAGCACAGATGATAGCGACACTGACCCGCCACCAGATAGGGACGGTTGAGAGGGCTTTAGAGATTTTCCGGCAGTTGGGGCTTGTGGAGCAGCTTGACAGCGGGGCTTTCTATATGACCGACATTGAACTGATGATAGGACAGTCCTCTACCGAAGCCGAAAGGAAACGGGCTGCAAGGCTGGAAAACAAGGCACTTTTACCGTCCCGGACAAAAGGCGGACATTTGTCCGACATTCGTCCACCAGAGATAGAGATAGAGTTAGAGAAAGAGATAAAGATAGAAAAAGAGAGAGAGGGAGAAACGGGACACCCCGCCCCCGCCGCTTATGGCAGATACAACAATGTGATACTGACCGATACAGAGCTTTCCGGGTTGAAAACAGAGCTGCCCGACAAGTGGGAGTATTATATTGACCGGCTTTCCTGCCATATCGCTTCCACCGGGAAGCAGTACCACAGCCATGCAGCCACCATTTACAAGTGGGCGCAGGAGGACGCTGCCAAAGGCAAGGCTGCCCCGAAACAGGGCATACCCGATTATTCATGCAAGGAGGGCGAGAGCTTATGA
- a CDS encoding helix-turn-helix domain-containing protein, with the protein MSRLLPYETILKAREGDPEAVNAVLLHYAGYIRYFSKVNGQVNAEVEDYVKQRLIDCQFKFRLDEPPDKS; encoded by the coding sequence ATGAGTAGACTTCTCCCCTATGAAACAATCCTCAAAGCCCGTGAGGGCGACCCAGAAGCCGTGAACGCTGTCCTGCTCCACTACGCCGGATATATCCGCTATTTCTCAAAAGTGAACGGGCAGGTCAACGCCGAGGTGGAGGACTATGTAAAGCAGCGGTTAATTGACTGTCAATTCAAGTTCCGGCTTGACGAACCACCGGACAAGTCATAA
- a CDS encoding NUDIX hydrolase: protein MEVELTDFTGSKIALICGDKVLTILRDDKDNIPWPNMWELPGGGREGDESPFECAAREVYEELGIHLTEDCLLWSKVYPSMLYEGHQSVFMVGQLSQDQFDNITFGDEGQAYKLMPVEEFLNSKQAVPQLQGRLRDYLEERL, encoded by the coding sequence ATGGAAGTAGAACTTACTGATTTTACGGGCTCTAAGATTGCCTTGATTTGTGGGGATAAGGTCTTGACTATCTTACGTGATGACAAGGACAATATCCCTTGGCCCAATATGTGGGAGTTACCAGGTGGTGGTCGTGAAGGGGACGAGAGCCCTTTTGAGTGCGCAGCGCGTGAAGTTTATGAGGAACTAGGCATTCATTTGACCGAAGATTGTCTACTTTGGAGCAAGGTCTATCCCAGCATGCTTTATGAAGGTCATCAGTCTGTCTTTATGGTTGGGCAGCTAAGTCAGGATCAGTTTGACAATATTACCTTTGGAGATGAAGGACAGGCCTACAAACTGATGCCCGTTGAGGAATTTCTCAATTCTAAACAGGCGGTACCTCAGCTCCAGGGGAGATTGAGGGATTATTTGGAGGAAAGATTATGA
- a CDS encoding recombinase family protein, whose translation MLRQTNQQPITALYPRLSHEDELQGESNSISNQKRILETYAKQNGFSNLRWYTDDGYSGANFQRPGFQAMLADIEAGKVGTVIVKDMSRLGRNYLQVGMYTEMIFPQKGVRFIAINDGVDSAQGDNDFAPLRNIFNEWLVRDTSKKIKAVKRSKGMSGKPITSKPVYGYLMDEDENFIIDEEAAPVVKQIYNFCLAGNGPTKIARMLTEQQIPTPGTLEYRRTGSTRRYHPGYECKWATNTVVHILENREYTGCLVNFKTEKLSYKVKHSVENPLEKQVIFENHHEPIIDTQTWERVQELRKQRKRPNRYDEVGLFSGILFCADCGSVMYQQRYQTDKRKQDCYICGNYKKRTHDCTAHFIRTDLLTAGVLSNLRKVTSYAAKHEARFMKLLIEQNEDGGKRRNAAKKKELEAAEKRIAELSAIFKRLYEDSVTGRISDERFTELSADYEAEQRELKERAAAIQAELSKAQEATVNAEKFMNVVRRHTSFEELTPTLLREFVEKIVVHECSYDENKTRRQDIEIYYSFVGKVDLPE comes from the coding sequence ATGTTAAGACAGACCAACCAACAACCAATTACCGCCCTTTACCCAAGACTTTCCCATGAGGACGAGCTGCAGGGCGAGAGCAATTCCATTTCCAATCAGAAGCGTATCCTTGAAACCTATGCAAAGCAGAACGGCTTTTCCAATCTGCGCTGGTACACGGACGACGGTTATTCTGGTGCGAACTTTCAAAGACCCGGTTTTCAAGCCATGCTTGCGGACATTGAAGCCGGAAAAGTCGGGACAGTTATCGTAAAGGATATGTCGAGGTTAGGGCGAAACTACCTGCAAGTGGGAATGTACACGGAAATGATTTTCCCACAGAAAGGTGTCCGCTTCATCGCTATCAATGACGGAGTGGACAGCGCACAGGGCGACAATGATTTTGCCCCGCTGCGGAATATCTTTAACGAATGGCTGGTGAGAGATACGAGCAAGAAAATCAAAGCAGTGAAACGCTCAAAAGGCATGAGTGGCAAGCCTATCACAAGCAAGCCTGTGTATGGCTACCTCATGGACGAGGACGAAAATTTCATCATTGACGAGGAAGCTGCACCCGTAGTCAAGCAGATATACAATTTCTGCCTTGCCGGGAATGGTCCGACCAAGATAGCCCGTATGCTCACAGAGCAGCAAATCCCCACGCCGGGAACGCTGGAATACCGCAGGACGGGCAGCACCCGCCGCTACCACCCCGGCTATGAGTGCAAGTGGGCGACCAATACCGTTGTGCATATCCTTGAAAACCGGGAATACACAGGCTGTCTGGTAAACTTCAAGACAGAAAAGCTCTCTTACAAAGTCAAGCACAGTGTAGAAAATCCCCTGGAAAAGCAAGTGATTTTCGAGAACCACCACGAGCCTATCATAGACACCCAGACATGGGAACGGGTGCAGGAACTTCGCAAGCAGCGCAAACGCCCCAACCGCTATGATGAAGTGGGCTTGTTCTCCGGCATACTGTTCTGTGCGGACTGCGGCAGTGTCATGTATCAGCAGCGATACCAGACGGACAAGCGCAAGCAGGACTGTTATATCTGCGGTAACTACAAGAAACGCACCCATGACTGTACGGCGCACTTTATCCGCACCGACCTCTTGACCGCTGGCGTACTCTCCAATCTGCGAAAAGTGACAAGCTATGCGGCAAAGCATGAAGCCCGGTTTATGAAGCTCTTGATTGAGCAGAACGAGGACGGGGGCAAGCGCAGGAACGCCGCCAAGAAAAAGGAACTGGAAGCCGCCGAGAAACGAATAGCCGAGTTATCCGCTATCTTCAAGCGGCTGTATGAGGACAGCGTGACCGGGCGCATATCAGACGAGCGTTTCACAGAGCTGTCGGCAGACTATGAAGCAGAGCAACGGGAACTGAAAGAAAGAGCCGCCGCTATCCAAGCGGAGCTTTCCAAAGCACAGGAAGCCACCGTGAACGCAGAAAAGTTTATGAATGTTGTCCGGCGGCATACCAGCTTTGAAGAACTTACCCCTACTCTGCTGCGGGAGTTTGTAGAGAAAATTGTTGTGCATGAGTGCAGCTATGACGAGAACAAGACCCGCAGACAGGACATTGAGATTTATTATTCTTTTGTTGGCAAGGTGGACTTGCCCGAATAA
- a CDS encoding ATP-binding protein, with protein sequence MRNGIEAMITDITATTAEAEDYTGEDGLLYCGKCHTPKEAYFSKETAQWLGHDRHPTECDCQRAAREKREAAESRQKHLETVEDLKRRGFTDPAMRNWTFEHDNGRNPQTATARFYVESWETMQAENIGYLFWGGVGTGKSYLAACIANALMEKEVAVCMTNFATILNDLAASFEGRNEYISRLCSYPLLILDDFGMERGTEYGLEQVYSVIDSRYRSGKPLIATTNLTLEELQHPQDTPHARIYDRLTSMCAPVRFTGSNFRKETAQEKLERLKQLMKQRKESL encoded by the coding sequence ATGAGAAACGGGATTGAAGCTATGATTACGGACATTACAGCCACTACCGCCGAAGCGGAGGACTACACAGGCGAGGACGGGCTTTTATACTGCGGCAAGTGCCATACGCCCAAAGAAGCCTATTTTTCAAAAGAAACCGCCCAATGGTTAGGGCATGACCGACACCCGACAGAGTGCGACTGCCAGCGGGCAGCCCGTGAAAAACGGGAAGCCGCTGAAAGCCGACAGAAGCACCTTGAAACAGTGGAGGACTTGAAACGCCGGGGCTTTACCGACCCTGCTATGCGGAACTGGACATTTGAGCATGACAACGGCAGAAACCCGCAGACCGCAACCGCCCGTTTTTATGTGGAGAGCTGGGAAACCATGCAGGCTGAAAATATCGGCTACCTGTTCTGGGGCGGCGTGGGGACAGGAAAAAGCTACCTTGCCGCCTGTATCGCCAACGCCCTTATGGAAAAAGAGGTTGCCGTCTGCATGACAAACTTTGCAACAATACTCAATGACCTTGCCGCCAGCTTTGAGGGCAGGAATGAGTATATTTCCCGCCTTTGCAGCTACCCCCTGCTGATACTTGATGATTTCGGTATGGAGCGAGGGACAGAATACGGGCTGGAACAGGTTTATAGCGTGATTGACAGCCGTTACCGAAGCGGCAAGCCGCTGATCGCCACGACCAACCTCACGCTGGAGGAATTGCAGCACCCGCAGGACACGCCCCACGCCCGTATCTATGACAGGCTGACTTCCATGTGCGCCCCCGTCCGCTTCACGGGTAGCAACTTCCGAAAGGAAACCGCACAGGAAAAGCTGGAACGATTAAAGCAACTGATGAAGCAGCGAAAGGAGAGCCTATGA
- a CDS encoding helix-turn-helix transcriptional regulator: protein MENIIRNKRKELGLSQEELAKKCGVSRQTVNAIENNKYDPTLALAFCLAKELQITVDELFIPS from the coding sequence ATGGAAAATATAATCCGAAATAAACGAAAAGAATTAGGCTTATCACAAGAGGAATTAGCTAAAAAATGCGGCGTTTCCCGTCAAACGGTCAATGCAATAGAAAATAACAAGTATGACCCAACACTTGCTTTAGCCTTTTGTCTTGCCAAAGAATTACAAATAACTGTTGACGAATTATTCATACCCTCATAA
- the pepF gene encoding oligoendopeptidase F, with amino-acid sequence MEQKHRSEFPEKELWDLTALYQDREDFLRAIEKASEDINQFSRNYKGNLHTFEDFEKAFAELEQIYIQMSHIGNYSFMPQTTDYSNEEFANIAQAGMEFETDASVALTFFDDALVEADEEILDRLGELPHLTSAIRQAKIKKAHYLGADVEKALTNLGEVFYSPQDIYTKMRAGDFEMADFEAHGKTYKNSFVTYENFYQNHEDAEVREKSFRSFSEGLRKHQNTAAAAYLAQVKSEKLLADMKGYDSVFDYLLAEQEVDRSMFDRQIDLIMKDFAPVAQRYLKHVAKVNGLEKMTFADWKLDLDSALNPEVSIDDAYDLVMKSVEPLGQEYSQEVARYQEERWVDFAANSGKDSGGYAADPYRVHPYVLMSWTGRLSDVYTLIHEIGHSGQFIFSDNHQSYFNAHMSTYYVEAPSTFNELLLSDYLEHQSDDPRQKRFALAHRLTDTYFHNFITHLLEAAFQRKVYTLIEEGETFGASKLNSIMKEVLTDFWGDAIEIDDDAALTWMRQAHYYMGLYSYTYSAGLVISTAGYLHLKNSETGSEDWLNLLKSGGSKTPLESAMIIGADISTDKPLRDTIQFLSDTVDQIIAYSAQLGE; translated from the coding sequence ATGGAACAAAAACACCGTTCAGAATTTCCTGAAAAGGAACTTTGGGACTTAACAGCCCTATACCAAGACCGTGAGGATTTCTTGCGTGCCATTGAAAAGGCGAGTGAAGACATCAATCAATTTAGTCGAAATTACAAGGGCAATCTTCACACTTTTGAGGATTTTGAAAAGGCCTTTGCAGAATTGGAACAAATCTACATTCAGATGAGTCATATCGGCAATTACAGCTTTATGCCTCAGACGACAGATTATAGCAATGAAGAGTTTGCTAATATCGCCCAGGCTGGGATGGAGTTTGAGACAGATGCCAGTGTCGCCTTAACCTTCTTTGATGACGCCTTGGTAGAAGCAGATGAAGAAATCTTGGACCGTTTGGGTGAATTGCCACACTTGACGTCGGCTATTCGTCAGGCCAAAATCAAAAAAGCCCACTATCTTGGTGCTGATGTGGAGAAGGCTTTGACCAATCTCGGTGAAGTTTTCTATAGTCCTCAGGATATCTATACTAAAATGCGAGCTGGGGACTTTGAAATGGCTGACTTTGAAGCCCATGGCAAGACCTACAAAAACAGCTTTGTAACCTATGAAAATTTCTACCAAAATCATGAGGATGCTGAAGTCCGTGAGAAATCCTTCCGTTCCTTCTCAGAAGGACTACGCAAGCACCAAAATACGGCTGCAGCAGCCTATCTTGCTCAGGTCAAATCTGAGAAATTGTTGGCAGATATGAAGGGATATGACTCAGTATTTGACTATCTTTTAGCTGAGCAAGAAGTAGATCGTTCCATGTTTGATCGTCAGATTGATCTCATCATGAAGGACTTTGCGCCAGTTGCTCAGCGATATCTCAAGCATGTTGCCAAGGTCAATGGTCTTGAGAAGATGACCTTTGCCGACTGGAAATTGGATTTGGATAGTGCGTTGAATCCAGAGGTTAGCATTGATGATGCCTATGATTTGGTCATGAAGTCGGTAGAACCTTTGGGTCAAGAATACAGTCAAGAAGTTGCTCGCTATCAAGAAGAACGCTGGGTGGACTTTGCTGCTAATAGTGGTAAGGATTCTGGTGGGTATGCAGCTGATCCCTACCGTGTGCATCCATATGTCCTCATGAGCTGGACAGGGCGTTTGAGCGATGTTTATACCTTGATTCATGAAATCGGGCATTCTGGTCAATTCATCTTTTCAGATAATCACCAAAGTTACTTCAATGCTCACATGTCTACCTACTATGTCGAAGCACCGTCAACCTTCAATGAATTGCTTTTAAGTGATTACTTGGAACACCAGTCTGATGATCCACGTCAGAAACGATTTGCTCTTGCTCACCGCTTGACAGATACCTACTTCCATAACTTTATCACCCACCTCTTGGAAGCAGCCTTCCAACGTAAGGTTTATACACTGATTGAAGAAGGGGAGACCTTTGGAGCAAGTAAACTCAATAGCATTATGAAGGAAGTCTTGACAGACTTCTGGGGAGATGCTATTGAAATTGATGACGATGCGGCCTTGACTTGGATGCGCCAAGCTCACTATTACATGGGCTTATATAGCTACACTTACTCAGCTGGACTTGTTATCTCGACAGCTGGTTACCTTCATCTGAAAAACTCTGAGACTGGATCTGAAGACTGGCTCAATCTCCTCAAATCTGGTGGTAGCAAGACACCACTTGAGTCAGCTATGATTATCGGAGCAGATATCTCTACAGATAAACCACTCCGTGATACCATCCAATTCTTGTCTGACACAGTTGATCAGATCATCGCCTACAGTGCCCAGTTGGGAGAGTAG
- a CDS encoding transposon-encoded TnpW family protein, with protein sequence MTETKQTSTTKTDRRPDCVTEIRMGNSVLTVSGFFKQGATDTAADKMMKVLEAEAAAGHTPPFSA encoded by the coding sequence ATGACAGAAACCAAACAGACAAGCACCACCAAAACAGACCGCCGCCCGGACTGTGTAACGGAAATCCGCATGGGCAACTCCGTCCTTACCGTTTCCGGCTTCTTCAAGCAGGGCGCAACCGACACCGCAGCCGACAAGATGATGAAAGTGCTGGAAGCGGAAGCTGCTGCCGGACATACGCCACCGTTCAGCGCATAA
- a CDS encoding plasmid mobilization protein, translating to MRKRYNTPHRSRVVKTRMTEEEYAEFAERLSACNMSQAEFIRQAITGAAIRPIITVSPVNDELLAAVGKLTAEYGRIGGNLNQIARTLNEWHSPYPQLAGEVRAAVSDLAALKFEVLQKVGDAVGNIQTYQL from the coding sequence ATGCGAAAACGATACAACACGCCGCACCGCAGCCGGGTAGTCAAGACACGCATGACCGAGGAAGAATACGCCGAGTTTGCGGAAAGGCTTTCTGCCTGCAACATGAGCCAAGCCGAGTTTATCCGGCAAGCCATAACCGGGGCAGCCATACGCCCCATCATAACCGTTTCCCCCGTCAACGACGAGCTGCTTGCCGCTGTCGGGAAGCTGACCGCCGAATACGGCAGGATCGGCGGCAACTTAAACCAGATAGCCCGGACGCTGAACGAGTGGCACAGCCCCTACCCGCAGCTTGCCGGGGAGGTACGGGCGGCGGTTTCCGACCTTGCTGCCCTAAAGTTTGAAGTCTTGCAGAAAGTGGGTGACGCTGTTGGCAACATTCAAACATATCAGCTCTAA
- a CDS encoding GNAT family N-acetyltransferase, with amino-acid sequence MIRLERAGAEDLDTIIAIQRASFKAVYDKYQDEYDPYLEDREKIKWKLDERPNSYYYFVKEDEEKIGFLRIHTNDELTKAWLGTAAILPPYQGKGYGSEGLRLLEEELSTVRQWDLCTVLQDAGMVAFYEKNGYQQTHIEPEKEGMDMVYMKKLIEK; translated from the coding sequence ATGATAAGACTTGAGAGAGCAGGAGCAGAAGATTTAGATACCATTATTGCCATTCAAAGAGCTAGCTTTAAGGCTGTTTATGACAAATACCAAGATGAATACGATCCTTATCTGGAGGACCGCGAAAAAATTAAGTGGAAACTAGACGAGCGTCCCAATAGCTATTACTACTTTGTAAAAGAAGATGAAGAGAAGATAGGCTTTCTACGAATTCATACCAATGACGAGTTAACGAAAGCTTGGTTGGGAACGGCAGCGATTTTGCCTCCGTATCAGGGAAAAGGGTATGGATCTGAGGGATTGCGCTTGCTAGAAGAGGAATTGTCAACCGTTAGACAGTGGGATTTGTGTACGGTATTACAGGATGCAGGCATGGTTGCCTTCTACGAGAAGAATGGCTACCAACAAACCCATATCGAGCCTGAAAAAGAAGGCATGGATATGGTCTACATGAAAAAATTGATAGAGAAATAG
- a CDS encoding relaxase/mobilization nuclease domain-containing protein, which yields MATFKHISSKNADYGAAEAYLTFEHDEFTMKPTLDENGRLIPREDYRISSLNCGGEDFAVACMRANLRYEKNQKREDVKSHHYIISFDPRDGTDNGLTVDRAQALGEEFCAEHFPGHQALVCTHPDGHNHSGNIHVHIVLNSLRIYEVPLLPYMDRPADTREGCKHRCTNAAMEYFKSEVMEMCHREGLYQIDLLNGSKERITEREYWAAKKGQLALDKENAAREAAGQPTKPTKFETDKAKLRRTIRQALSQATSFDEFSSLLLREGVTVKESRGRLSYLTPDRTKPITARKLGDDFDKAAVLALLTQNAHRAAEQTTDIPEYPHTQKERLREEKAAKTTPADNTLQRMVDREAKRAEGKGVGYDRWAAKHNLKQMAATVTAYQQYGFSSPEELDEACSAAYAAMQESLTELKQVEKTLNGKKELQRQVLAYSKTRPVRDGLKQQKNAKAKAAYRQKHESDFIIADAAARYFRENGISKLPSYKALQAEIESLIQEKNSGYNDYRAKREEYRRLQTVKGNIDQILRRERKPVKRQEQER from the coding sequence TTGGCAACATTCAAACATATCAGCTCTAAAAATGCCGACTATGGTGCAGCGGAAGCCTACCTCACATTTGAGCATGACGAGTTTACCATGAAGCCCACCCTTGATGAAAACGGGCGGCTGATACCGAGGGAGGATTACCGCATTTCTTCCCTTAACTGCGGGGGCGAGGATTTCGCTGTTGCCTGTATGCGAGCCAATCTCCGCTATGAGAAAAACCAAAAACGGGAAGATGTGAAAAGCCACCACTATATCATCAGCTTTGACCCACGGGACGGGACAGACAACGGCTTGACCGTAGACCGGGCGCAAGCATTGGGCGAGGAATTTTGTGCCGAGCATTTCCCCGGACACCAAGCCCTTGTATGCACCCACCCGGACGGGCATAACCACAGCGGCAATATCCATGTGCATATCGTCCTCAACTCCCTGCGGATTTATGAAGTCCCGCTTCTGCCCTACATGGACAGACCAGCCGACACACGGGAGGGCTGCAAGCACCGCTGCACCAATGCCGCTATGGAATATTTCAAGAGTGAAGTCATGGAGATGTGCCACCGGGAGGGGCTTTACCAAATCGACCTTTTGAACGGCAGCAAGGAACGGATAACGGAACGGGAATACTGGGCGGCAAAGAAAGGGCAGCTTGCCCTTGATAAAGAGAACGCTGCCAGAGAAGCCGCAGGACAGCCGACCAAGCCCACCAAGTTTGAAACGGACAAGGCGAAGCTGCGCCGGACGATACGGCAGGCACTTTCCCAAGCTACCAGCTTTGACGAGTTTTCTTCCCTTTTGCTGCGGGAGGGCGTGACCGTCAAGGAGAGCCGGGGGCGGCTTTCCTACCTCACGCCGGACAGGACAAAGCCTATCACAGCCCGGAAGCTGGGGGACGATTTTGACAAGGCTGCTGTCCTTGCCCTGCTCACGCAGAACGCCCACAGAGCCGCCGAACAGACCACAGACATACCCGAATACCCACACACCCAAAAGGAACGCTTGCGGGAGGAAAAAGCCGCAAAAACCACCCCGGCAGACAACACCTTGCAGCGCATGGTTGACCGGGAAGCCAAGCGAGCCGAGGGCAAGGGCGTGGGCTATGACCGCTGGGCGGCAAAGCACAACCTAAAGCAAATGGCAGCTACCGTTACCGCCTATCAGCAGTATGGCTTTTCTTCCCCGGAGGAACTGGACGAAGCCTGTTCTGCCGCTTATGCCGCCATGCAGGAAAGCCTTACAGAGCTGAAGCAGGTGGAAAAGACGCTGAACGGGAAAAAGGAGCTGCAACGGCAGGTGCTTGCCTATTCCAAGACCCGCCCTGTCCGGGACGGGCTGAAACAGCAGAAAAACGCCAAAGCAAAAGCAGCCTACCGTCAGAAGCACGAAAGCGACTTTATCATAGCAGACGCAGCCGCCCGTTATTTCAGGGAGAACGGCATTTCCAAGCTGCCGAGCTATAAAGCCCTGCAAGCAGAGATTGAAAGCCTTATCCAAGAGAAAAACAGCGGCTACAACGATTACCGGGCAAAACGGGAGGAATACCGCCGCTTACAGACTGTCAAGGGCAATATCGACCAGATTTTACGCCGGGAACGCAAGCCTGTGAAAAGGCAGGAACAGGAGCGATAA